The following proteins are encoded in a genomic region of Arcobacter suis CECT 7833:
- a CDS encoding 5-formyltetrahydrofolate cyclo-ligase: MKNDHKSDFRKSCIKRLEFTSLFLKYYKNKIIVKKLENFIKQSGSKNILLYIPLGIEVDVKPLINSLRKTKGREIYVPFMQGESFKIVKYRLPLYKKRFGIKEPNNSFFKNPKIDLAIVPIVGIDKLGKRIGFGKGMYDRFFDSLNYKPTIVFTQLILCKSEKILSDNYDIQANYIITN; encoded by the coding sequence ATGAAAAATGATCACAAAAGTGATTTTAGAAAATCGTGTATAAAGAGATTAGAGTTTACAAGCCTTTTTTTAAAGTATTACAAAAATAAAATAATTGTTAAAAAATTAGAAAACTTTATAAAACAAAGTGGTTCGAAAAATATTTTGTTGTATATCCCTTTGGGTATAGAAGTTGATGTAAAGCCGTTGATAAATAGTTTAAGAAAAACAAAAGGAAGAGAGATTTATGTACCATTTATGCAAGGGGAGAGTTTTAAAATTGTTAAGTATAGATTACCCTTGTACAAAAAGAGATTTGGAATAAAAGAACCAAATAACTCTTTTTTTAAAAACCCAAAAATTGACCTAGCAATAGTTCCTATAGTTGGAATTGATAAACTAGGAAAAAGAATAGGTTTTGGAAAAGGTATGTATGATAGATTTTTTGATAGTTTAAACTATAAACCAACAATAGTTTTTACGCAGTTAATACTTTGTAAAAGTGAGAAAATTCTATCTGATAATTACGATATTCAAGCTAATTATATAATAACAAATTAA
- a CDS encoding TlpA family protein disulfide reductase, translating to MQFKTLAFLSILSILLFTGCDSKDNNESSKEGSAVQSNGKVSEFQLKTTNDTIINLKLENDKIILKDYPNKIVLLNFFTTWCPPCKAEIPNLIKIQNDYRNDLVVISVLLEEMKTNDEIKQFIKEYNINYDVINSPEHLEFAKALGGIKSIPTMFLIDKKNTVFQKYVGLVPNEMMEIDIKKVLEK from the coding sequence ATGCAGTTTAAAACTTTAGCATTTTTATCTATTTTATCTATTTTATTATTTACAGGGTGTGATTCTAAAGATAATAATGAATCTTCAAAGGAAGGATCAGCTGTTCAAAGTAATGGAAAAGTATCAGAATTTCAACTAAAAACAACAAATGACACAATAATCAATCTAAAATTAGAAAATGATAAGATCATACTAAAAGATTATCCAAACAAAATAGTTTTATTAAACTTTTTTACAACTTGGTGTCCACCTTGTAAAGCAGAAATCCCAAATTTAATCAAAATACAAAATGATTATAGAAATGATCTTGTAGTTATTTCAGTTTTACTAGAAGAAATGAAAACAAATGATGAAATAAAACAATTTATAAAAGAGTATAATATAAATTATGATGTAATAAATTCACCTGAGCATTTAGAATTTGCAAAAGCCTTAGGGGGAATAAAATCAATCCCAACTATGTTTTTAATTGATAAAAAAAATACTGTGTTTCAAAAGTATGTGGGATTAGTTCCAAATGAAATGATGGAAATAGATATTAAAAAAGTGTTAGAAAAATAA
- the ftsY gene encoding signal recognition particle-docking protein FtsY, which produces MFSFLKKKKNDDIENKESPFEIKENSIQKIESNNEEKKGFFSKALEKTFVTIKTVVPQKKEKISFDDIQELLIEADMEYEIIEKAMDGLPDEITRKQLRHRLVMLFEHAPKVDLSNLPKPFVRLIIGVNGAGKTTTIAKLANMSKKEGKSVILGAGDTFRAAAIEQLSTWATKLDVPIIKTKQGHDASAVAYDTISAAIARDIDNVIIDTAGRLQTQTNLNNELKKIVKVCTKAMSDAPHQKLMILDGTQGNTAIAQAKAFNEMVGIDGIIVTKLDGTAKGGALFSISNQLELPIFYVGIGEKQDDLIEFSPDEFVDSLLNEIYTPEK; this is translated from the coding sequence ATGTTTAGTTTTTTAAAAAAGAAAAAAAATGATGATATTGAAAATAAAGAATCTCCTTTCGAAATTAAAGAAAATTCTATTCAAAAAATAGAATCTAATAATGAAGAAAAAAAAGGTTTCTTTTCAAAAGCATTAGAAAAAACTTTTGTAACTATTAAAACTGTGGTTCCTCAAAAAAAAGAAAAAATATCTTTTGATGATATTCAAGAACTCCTAATAGAAGCTGATATGGAATATGAAATTATAGAAAAAGCAATGGATGGACTTCCAGATGAAATCACAAGAAAACAGTTAAGACATAGACTTGTTATGCTTTTTGAACATGCGCCAAAAGTTGATTTATCAAATTTACCAAAACCATTTGTAAGACTTATTATTGGAGTTAATGGAGCTGGAAAAACTACAACCATTGCAAAACTTGCAAATATGTCAAAAAAAGAGGGGAAAAGTGTAATTTTAGGAGCTGGAGATACATTTAGAGCTGCTGCTATTGAGCAACTTTCTACTTGGGCTACTAAACTTGATGTTCCTATTATTAAAACAAAACAAGGACATGATGCAAGTGCAGTAGCTTATGATACAATAAGCGCAGCAATTGCTAGAGATATTGATAATGTAATCATTGATACAGCAGGACGCCTTCAAACACAAACAAATCTAAACAATGAACTTAAAAAAATAGTTAAAGTTTGTACAAAAGCAATGAGCGATGCTCCCCACCAAAAACTTATGATTCTAGATGGAACACAAGGAAATACAGCAATTGCACAAGCAAAGGCTTTTAATGAAATGGTTGGAATTGATGGAATAATAGTTACTAAACTTGATGGTACTGCAAAAGGTGGAGCATTATTTTCAATCTCAAATCAACTTGAACTTCCAATTTTTTATGTGGGAATTGGAGAAAAACAAGATGATTTAATAGAATTCTCTCCCGATGAATTTGTGGATAGTTTATTAAATGAAATTTACACACCAGAAAAATAA
- a CDS encoding lipase family protein: MNISFFSLFIIFIFTGCLSSIPTLEERKESLFSLANKDLKQINIQTSSFTLFSLQKTSNNCKNKDLKVYIEGDGLSWITRTTISANPTPITPTALELMNQDTNECKVYLARPCQYITSNECSKKYWTSNRFDSKVIKSFDEALSNLKDNYKNKSFTLIGYSGGGAIAALTAAQREDINLLVTVAGNLDILKWTTMHNISRLDESLNPADYTKELENIKQYHLIGKDDDVIPKDVFLSYFSKFEKKNNITYKYYNATHTCCWQEPYKTFLEELKQ, translated from the coding sequence ATGAATATTTCCTTTTTTTCTTTATTTATAATATTTATTTTTACTGGATGTTTAAGTAGTATTCCAACTTTAGAAGAAAGAAAAGAGTCTTTATTTAGCCTTGCAAATAAAGACTTAAAACAAATTAACATACAAACCTCTTCATTTACTCTATTTTCTTTACAGAAAACTTCTAATAATTGTAAAAATAAAGATTTAAAAGTTTATATAGAAGGTGATGGATTGTCTTGGATTACAAGAACTACAATATCAGCAAATCCTACACCAATAACTCCTACAGCTTTAGAACTTATGAATCAAGATACAAATGAATGTAAAGTTTATTTAGCAAGACCTTGTCAATATATAACTTCAAATGAATGTAGTAAAAAATACTGGACAAGTAATAGATTTGATTCAAAAGTTATAAAAAGTTTTGATGAAGCCTTATCTAATTTAAAAGATAATTATAAAAATAAAAGTTTTACTTTGATTGGATATTCAGGTGGTGGAGCAATAGCAGCCTTGACTGCTGCACAAAGAGAAGATATAAATCTACTTGTAACTGTAGCTGGAAATTTGGATATTTTAAAGTGGACTACAATGCACAATATATCAAGATTGGATGAATCTTTAAATCCAGCAGATTATACTAAAGAACTTGAAAATATTAAACAATATCATTTAATTGGAAAAGATGATGATGTTATTCCAAAAGATGTTTTTTTATCTTACTTTTCAAAGTTTGAGAAGAAAAATAACATAACTTACAAATATTACAATGCTACACATACTTGTTGTTGGCAAGAACCATATAAAACTTTTTTAGAAGAGTTAAAACAATAA
- a CDS encoding peptidylprolyl isomerase yields the protein MKKFTALFLCSVLFNINLFSDEKEVASYTAQKHKVDFYKQEANVKEALIKEYDTVVKLSQNLEKNIMKNDINLKTAKSILTVDIWSEKFLRSYIPSDAELKELYKAEKPRVVAKYELRNILVTYEENADKIISALNKAKTKKDKQESFIKYVKSVSNDLASKHKDGLTDLVDANKLNSEIKTALKDKNEGDIVKVNLKDVGTQIIFIERYIPEKDASFQESEEALINLAKRKALVKEMDLLLK from the coding sequence ATGAAAAAATTTACAGCTTTATTTTTATGTAGTGTTTTATTTAATATTAATTTATTTTCAGATGAAAAAGAGGTTGCTTCTTATACAGCTCAAAAGCATAAAGTTGATTTTTATAAACAAGAAGCAAATGTAAAAGAAGCTTTAATCAAAGAGTATGATACGGTTGTAAAACTATCTCAAAATTTAGAAAAAAATATAATGAAAAATGATATTAATTTAAAAACTGCAAAAAGTATCCTTACTGTTGATATTTGGAGTGAAAAGTTTTTAAGAAGTTATATCCCAAGTGATGCAGAACTTAAAGAGTTATATAAAGCTGAAAAACCAAGAGTTGTAGCAAAATATGAATTGAGAAATATTTTAGTAACTTACGAAGAAAATGCAGATAAAATTATAAGTGCTTTAAACAAAGCAAAAACTAAAAAAGATAAACAAGAATCTTTCATAAAATATGTAAAATCAGTTTCAAATGATTTGGCTTCTAAACACAAAGATGGTTTAACTGATTTAGTTGATGCAAATAAATTAAATTCAGAGATAAAAACCGCTTTAAAAGATAAAAATGAAGGTGATATTGTAAAAGTAAATTTAAAAGATGTTGGTACTCAAATTATTTTTATTGAAAGATATATTCCTGAAAAAGATGCAAGTTTCCAAGAATCAGAAGAAGCATTAATTAATCTTGCAAAAAGAAAAGCATTAGTTAAAGAAATGGATTTATTATTAAAATAA
- a CDS encoding autotransporter domain-containing protein, protein MNSFRVKDTRFRILKGGKIGLAFSIALIGGMLILSSTKANATDYFTGTSTVISPLTSGSVTVETATNTKTNGNNTDTRSDTSSTDVIFAPTSWANSNYIPTSISSDYYGIGQDAYKLNQTSDYLKLELTFASGANANNITKQGATLYTAPVAPTYVPVSSTSTYSLTQTPSSIDYTANLIFQGNNTVSGYTAISDGNIKLNGDNIAFNGTVNAGSIDVTAVGTTTFNNAVDVSSGSVDDLKFSAAGTVILNSDLTGNVVTTGNNQGILTTTGLNKTITGNIGSSTSLDLNTLNIGSDTDVTNYSTTTINGNVFSNSTVLNNNGTTNSSELILASGKNITSTITTADANMGILTLAGGTQTVSGQVGTNGNKLAEVNAGVNGSTSTFANDVYATNLDVEGTGTVNLDGNFTGTAIRYNADGTVILADTKNINSAITTSVDNTGTLSLEGSSTVTGQVGASGASLKEINAGVAGSTSTFNSNVYASNLNMTGTGTVILNSDLTGNVVATGNNQGILTTTGLNKTITGNIGSSTSLDLNTLNIGSDTDATNYSTTTINGNVFANSTVLNNNGTTNSSELILASGKNITSTITTADANMGILTLAGGTQTVTGTVGGVGASLEKVSSGATGATSTFVNNVYANTVENTGTGATTFQDNVVATNVNVNAGTSTFQDNLTATTTTISTGTGNFNTVSGTTTSNLQFTNNGTANLNTGLTGNVITTADNKGTLNLVGSNNQTVTGTVGGVGASLAEVNAGVNGSTSTFANDVYATNLDVEGTGTVNLDGNFTGTAIRYNADGTVILADTKNINSAITTSVDNTGTLSLEGSSTVTGQVGASGASLKEINAGVAGSTSTFNSNVYASNLNMTGTGTVILNSDLTGNVVATGNNQGILTTTGLNKTITGNIGSSTSLDLNTLNIGSDTDATNYSTTTINGNVFANSTVLNNNGTTNSSELILASGKNITSTITTADANMGILTLAGGTQTVTGTVGGVGASLEKVSSGATGATSTFVNNVYANTVENTGTGATTFQDNVVATNVNVNAGTSTFQDNLTATTTTISTGTGNFNTVSGTTTSNLQFTNNGTANLNTGLTGNVITTADNKGTLNLVGSNNQTVTGTVGGVGASLAEVNAGVNGSTSTFANDVYATDITVGNGTVNFEDNVVATTTTIGAGTANFNTTSGTTTTDIVFSNIGTANLLTGLTGDINFSGNNGIVNISDGMGILGSVQTLATNNTGIVNFKGDGIISDSIGSNIYGIKELNINTNNEQNTPNGVLVTYDALGRELYADVVSLRNNATLTLADGVDIINTGSDNIIITVDNTNTGTLTFQGTSNIEGEVGQSNKVLNTINAGATGKTVTFDDMVYASTLKYSDNGKVVLNGDNSSNTSSEGMIGTVNFDNKAGTLAIGDDVNLTVGAGGTQFINGNDAILEFAGSSIITGILGGNTAGNSTFKRINAGANGETVTFRNDVYVNETTFHVSGTGTVNFQGNLISSLIYDADGVVNVSDGKNIVVSSVPVAVTTATTNTGSLNFLGTTLLATDIGTSTKRLKNVTFGSAGSSASTYTQELTKNIYAQNTYIGNGTNQTILEMKNDIIFGGSLTVRANSALDVNTRDITVNDNLSLAANSLTGFKIYTSDITATGSSTGVPSGSITTDTLTIDNNAIIKVNYVGTLYGAGSYNLVSANSILGTYYGTEANGKVSDNSIIDSIIKVDGNNLILFADRTGGGSYGVEDLYIKKSEIGQHYSNGASEALAGYAYDTVVREGALGDVITRIEELDGGLILSSEKKAQMVEMQKLLAPVANNSSIQSSITASNLVLTTIKDRMADMRVSSSTDFIPYGYSGYSSGTYTLNNSLWIKAMGSKATQSKVEDYDGYESTTVGFVAGLDRTLRNGTTIGLAVAQATTKIDQTDFRSGDSSDTQSIQFSTYGSRDFGDTYVDGILSYAKHSTDSTRTANSGKLTSSSDADQISAKVEVGHRVYFEDLATLTPFASLEYGNLNQKGYTEKGTAYQNDALKVDSVKMNKGTLGVGAKLSTNLNVGDNVVIPEFKLAAYNAIGDSNADIKAQYTGGGNQFVTPTQELNKTVYNAGIGVKTTLSESTSLMLGVDYDRSKDGNFEGYSGNVSFRLSF, encoded by the coding sequence ATGAATTCATTCAGAGTTAAGGATACGAGATTTCGTATTTTAAAAGGTGGAAAAATAGGTTTAGCATTTAGTATTGCCCTAATAGGTGGAATGCTAATACTTTCTAGTACAAAAGCTAATGCTACAGATTATTTTACTGGAACAAGTACTGTCATTAGTCCTCTTACGAGTGGTAGTGTTACGGTTGAGACTGCAACAAATACTAAAACTAATGGCAATAATACTGATACTCGAAGTGATACAAGTAGTACTGATGTAATATTTGCTCCAACTTCTTGGGCAAACAGCAATTATATCCCAACCTCTATTTCTTCAGATTATTATGGAATAGGACAAGATGCTTATAAACTTAATCAAACATCAGATTATTTAAAATTAGAGCTTACTTTTGCATCTGGTGCAAATGCAAATAATATTACTAAACAAGGTGCTACTCTTTATACCGCACCTGTAGCTCCTACTTATGTTCCGGTTTCTAGTACTTCAACTTACTCTTTAACACAGACACCATCTTCAATTGATTATACAGCTAATTTGATTTTTCAAGGAAATAATACTGTATCTGGTTACACAGCAATAAGTGATGGAAATATAAAACTTAATGGTGATAATATAGCATTTAATGGAACTGTAAATGCTGGTTCAATAGATGTAACGGCAGTAGGAACAACTACTTTTAATAATGCAGTTGATGTCTCTTCTGGTTCAGTAGATGATTTGAAATTTAGTGCTGCAGGTACAGTAATTTTAAATTCAGATTTAACAGGGAATGTAGTAACAACAGGGAATAACCAAGGAATATTAACTACAACAGGATTAAATAAGACAATCACAGGGAATATAGGAAGTTCAACGTCTTTAGATTTAAATACCTTAAATATTGGAAGTGATACAGATGTAACAAATTATTCGACAACCACAATAAATGGGAATGTATTTTCAAATAGTACAGTTTTAAATAATAATGGAACAACAAATAGCTCAGAATTAATACTGGCAAGTGGGAAAAATATAACTTCAACAATTACAACAGCTGATGCAAATATGGGTATTTTAACACTAGCTGGTGGAACTCAAACTGTAAGTGGACAAGTAGGAACAAATGGAAATAAATTAGCAGAAGTAAATGCAGGAGTAAATGGTTCAACGTCAACATTTGCAAATGATGTTTATGCAACAAATTTAGATGTAGAAGGTACCGGAACAGTAAATTTAGATGGAAATTTTACAGGAACAGCAATAAGATATAACGCAGATGGAACAGTAATATTAGCAGATACAAAAAATATAAATTCAGCAATAACAACATCTGTAGATAATACCGGAACATTAAGTTTAGAAGGAAGCTCAACTGTAACAGGACAAGTTGGAGCATCAGGAGCATCATTAAAAGAAATAAACGCTGGTGTCGCTGGTTCAACTTCAACATTTAACTCAAATGTTTATGCCTCAAACCTAAATATGACAGGTACAGGTACAGTAATTTTAAATTCAGATTTAACAGGGAATGTAGTAGCAACAGGGAATAACCAAGGAATATTAACTACAACAGGATTAAATAAGACAATCACAGGGAATATAGGAAGTTCAACGTCTTTAGATTTAAATACCTTAAATATTGGAAGTGATACAGATGCAACAAATTATTCGACAACCACAATAAATGGGAATGTATTTGCAAATAGTACAGTTTTAAATAATAATGGAACAACAAATAGCTCAGAATTAATACTGGCAAGTGGGAAAAATATAACTTCAACAATTACAACAGCTGATGCAAATATGGGTATTTTAACACTAGCTGGTGGAACTCAAACAGTAACAGGAACAGTTGGAGGAGTTGGAGCATCATTAGAAAAAGTAAGTTCAGGAGCAACGGGAGCTACTTCGACATTTGTAAATAATGTGTACGCAAATACAGTAGAAAATACAGGAACAGGAGCTACAACTTTTCAAGATAATGTAGTAGCAACAAATGTAAATGTAAATGCAGGAACAAGTACTTTCCAAGATAATCTAACAGCAACAACAACTACAATATCAACTGGAACAGGGAATTTTAATACAGTATCAGGAACAACAACTTCTAATTTACAATTTACAAATAATGGAACAGCAAATTTAAATACTGGATTAACAGGGAATGTTATAACAACAGCCGATAATAAAGGAACATTAAATTTAGTTGGAAGTAATAATCAAACCGTAACAGGAACAGTTGGAGGAGTTGGAGCATCATTAGCAGAAGTAAATGCAGGAGTAAATGGTTCAACGTCAACATTTGCAAATGATGTTTATGCAACAAATTTAGATGTAGAAGGTACCGGAACAGTAAATTTAGATGGAAATTTTACAGGAACAGCAATAAGATATAACGCAGATGGAACAGTAATATTAGCAGATACAAAAAATATAAATTCAGCAATAACAACATCTGTAGATAATACCGGAACATTAAGTTTAGAAGGAAGCTCAACTGTAACAGGACAAGTTGGAGCATCAGGAGCATCATTAAAAGAAATAAACGCTGGTGTCGCTGGTTCAACTTCAACATTTAACTCAAATGTTTATGCCTCAAACCTAAATATGACAGGTACAGGTACAGTAATTTTAAATTCAGATTTAACAGGGAATGTAGTAGCAACAGGGAATAACCAAGGAATATTAACTACAACAGGATTAAATAAGACAATCACAGGGAATATAGGAAGTTCAACGTCTTTAGATTTAAATACCTTAAATATTGGAAGTGATACAGATGCAACAAATTATTCGACAACCACAATAAATGGGAATGTATTTGCAAATAGTACAGTTTTAAATAATAATGGAACAACAAATAGCTCAGAATTAATACTGGCAAGTGGGAAAAATATAACTTCAACAATTACAACAGCTGATGCAAATATGGGTATTTTAACACTAGCTGGTGGAACTCAAACAGTAACAGGAACAGTTGGAGGAGTTGGAGCATCATTAGAAAAAGTAAGTTCAGGAGCAACGGGAGCTACTTCGACATTTGTAAATAATGTGTACGCAAATACAGTAGAAAATACAGGAACAGGAGCTACAACTTTTCAAGATAATGTAGTAGCAACAAATGTAAATGTAAATGCAGGAACAAGTACTTTCCAAGATAATCTAACAGCAACAACAACTACAATATCAACTGGAACAGGGAATTTTAATACAGTATCAGGAACAACAACTTCTAATTTACAATTTACAAATAATGGAACAGCAAATTTAAATACTGGATTAACAGGGAATGTTATAACAACAGCCGATAATAAAGGAACATTAAATTTAGTTGGAAGTAATAATCAAACCGTAACAGGAACAGTTGGAGGAGTTGGAGCATCATTAGCAGAAGTAAATGCAGGAGTAAATGGTTCAACGTCAACATTTGCAAATGATGTTTATGCTACAGATATAACAGTAGGTAATGGAACAGTAAATTTTGAAGATAATGTAGTAGCAACAACAACTACAATTGGTGCAGGAACTGCAAATTTTAATACAACGAGTGGAACTACAACAACTGATATAGTATTTTCAAATATTGGAACAGCAAATTTATTAACTGGGCTAACAGGAGATATTAATTTTTCAGGAAATAATGGAATTGTAAATATATCAGATGGAATGGGAATTTTAGGTTCAGTTCAAACATTAGCTACTAATAATACAGGTATTGTAAATTTCAAAGGTGATGGAATTATTTCTGATAGTATCGGAAGTAATATTTATGGTATTAAAGAACTTAATATAAATACAAATAATGAGCAAAATACACCAAATGGAGTTTTAGTAACTTATGATGCGCTAGGAAGAGAACTTTATGCTGATGTTGTATCTCTTAGAAATAATGCAACATTAACATTAGCAGATGGTGTAGATATAATAAATACAGGTTCTGATAATATAATAATTACTGTAGATAATACAAATACAGGAACATTAACTTTCCAAGGAACTTCTAATATTGAAGGTGAAGTTGGACAAAGTAATAAAGTTTTAAATACTATAAATGCAGGAGCAACAGGAAAAACAGTTACTTTTGATGATATGGTATATGCCTCAACTTTAAAATATTCTGATAATGGGAAAGTTGTATTAAATGGTGATAATAGCTCAAATACTTCTTCAGAGGGAATGATAGGAACTGTTAATTTTGATAATAAAGCTGGTACTTTAGCAATAGGTGATGATGTTAATTTAACTGTTGGCGCTGGTGGAACTCAATTTATTAATGGAAATGATGCAATTTTAGAATTTGCAGGAAGTTCAATAATAACAGGAATTTTAGGTGGTAATACTGCTGGAAATTCTACTTTTAAAAGAATTAATGCAGGAGCAAATGGAGAAACAGTTACTTTTAGAAATGATGTTTATGTAAATGAGACTACTTTTCATGTGAGTGGAACAGGAACAGTTAATTTCCAAGGAAATTTAATAAGCAGTTTAATATATGATGCTGATGGTGTGGTAAATGTATCTGATGGTAAAAATATAGTAGTGTCTTCTGTACCTGTTGCAGTTACTACAGCAACTACTAATACAGGTTCATTAAATTTCTTAGGTACAACACTACTTGCTACAGATATTGGTACAAGTACAAAAAGACTTAAAAATGTAACTTTTGGATCAGCTGGTTCTTCTGCAAGTACGTATACTCAAGAGTTAACAAAAAATATATATGCTCAAAATACTTATATTGGAAATGGAACAAATCAAACGATACTTGAAATGAAGAATGATATTATTTTTGGTGGAAGTTTGACTGTAAGAGCGAATTCTGCTTTAGATGTAAATACTCGTGACATAACAGTTAATGATAACTTATCATTAGCAGCTAATTCATTAACAGGATTTAAAATATATACTTCTGATATAACAGCTACTGGTTCATCAACAGGTGTTCCTTCTGGAAGTATTACAACTGATACTTTAACAATTGATAATAATGCAATAATAAAAGTTAATTATGTAGGTACTTTATATGGTGCAGGAAGTTATAATTTAGTTTCTGCAAATAGTATTTTGGGAACTTATTATGGAACAGAAGCAAATGGAAAAGTTAGTGATAATAGTATCATTGATTCAATAATTAAAGTTGATGGAAATAATCTGATTTTATTTGCCGATAGAACAGGTGGTGGAAGTTATGGTGTTGAAGATTTATATATTAAAAAATCAGAAATAGGACAACATTATTCAAATGGAGCTTCTGAAGCACTAGCAGGTTATGCTTATGATACTGTAGTTAGAGAAGGCGCTTTAGGTGATGTTATAACAAGAATTGAAGAGTTAGATGGTGGATTGATTCTATCTTCTGAGAAAAAAGCTCAGATGGTAGAAATGCAAAAATTATTGGCACCAGTTGCTAACAATTCAAGTATTCAATCTTCTATAACTGCTTCAAATTTAGTATTAACAACAATCAAAGATAGAATGGCTGATATGAGAGTCTCTTCTAGTACAGATTTTATTCCATATGGTTATTCAGGATATTCATCAGGTACATATACTCTTAATAATTCATTATGGATAAAAGCGATGGGTTCAAAAGCAACTCAAAGTAAAGTTGAAGATTATGATGGCTATGAATCAACTACTGTAGGTTTTGTAGCTGGGCTTGATAGAACTCTAAGAAATGGTACAACAATAGGATTAGCAGTAGCCCAAGCAACTACAAAAATAGATCAAACTGATTTTAGAAGTGGAGATAGTTCAGATACTCAAAGTATTCAATTTTCAACTTATGGGTCAAGAGATTTTGGTGATACCTATGTAGATGGAATATTATCTTATGCTAAACACTCTACTGATTCGACAAGAACTGCTAATTCAGGTAAGTTAACATCTTCATCTGATGCTGATCAAATATCTGCTAAAGTTGAAGTTGGTCATAGAGTATATTTTGAAGATTTAGCAACTTTAACACCTTTTGCTTCACTTGAATATGGAAATCTAAACCAAAAAGGTTATACTGAAAAAGGAACTGCGTATCAAAATGATGCTTTAAAAGTTGATTCAGTAAAAATGAATAAAGGTACGCTGGGAGTTGGAGCTAAACTTAGTACGAATTTAAATGTTGGTGATAATGTTGTTATTCCTGAATTTAAATTGGCAGCTTATAATGCAATTGGTGATAGTAATGCAGATATAAAAGCCCAATATACAGGTGGTGGAAATCAGTTTGTAACACCAACTCAAGAATTAAACAAAACAGTTTATAATGCAGGAATAGGGGTTAAAACCACACTTAGTGAATCTACAAGTTTAATGTTAGGTGTTGATTATGACAGAAGTAAAGATGGCAATTTTGAAGGATATTCAGGAAATGTTTCTTTTAGACTTAGTTTTTAA
- a CDS encoding YqiA/YcfP family alpha/beta fold hydrolase has product MIIYIHGFASSGFGSKPQKFKEYFEDEVITISLPTIPNLAIDTLEQIIEFSLNKEEPVYLVGSSLGGFYALFLANKYDLKAVLINPAVNPWGTLDRYEGVDFVTNYYDNSRFEFTKNHIKSLKNYEVDFLKNPENFITLLQEEDEILDFSEAALKLENTELIIEEGGNHSFEGIERYFRKINSFFYN; this is encoded by the coding sequence ATGATAATATATATTCATGGATTCGCAAGTTCAGGTTTTGGTTCAAAACCACAAAAATTTAAAGAGTATTTTGAAGATGAGGTTATTACAATTTCACTTCCAACAATTCCTAATTTAGCAATAGATACATTAGAACAAATAATAGAGTTTTCTTTAAATAAAGAAGAACCAGTTTATCTTGTTGGTTCATCTTTGGGTGGATTTTATGCTTTGTTTTTAGCAAATAAATATGATTTAAAAGCTGTTTTAATAAATCCAGCTGTAAATCCTTGGGGAACTTTAGATAGATATGAGGGTGTTGATTTTGTAACAAATTATTATGATAATTCTAGATTTGAATTTACAAAAAATCATATAAAATCACTTAAAAATTATGAAGTAGATTTTTTAAAAAATCCTGAAAATTTTATAACACTTTTACAAGAAGAAGATGAGATTTTGGATTTTAGTGAAGCTGCTTTAAAGCTTGAAAATACTGAACTTATAATAGAAGAGGGTGGAAATCACTCTTTTGAAGGAATTGAGCGATATTTTAGAAAGATAAATAGCTTTTTTTATAACTAA